The following are from one region of the Mycolicibacterium helvum genome:
- a CDS encoding DUF4350 domain-containing protein, whose product MSTTIGQRWQTGRWIALALIVITAVAAIGAYFTTARPGGRMDPESTSSDGAHALVTLLRDRGVDVIVATNVADVERAARPDTLLLAAETYYTRGTDLLGRLADVPGDRLLLEPTSRARQALAPDVRLGGASMLTMEPDCDLPEANRAGTVELGSTDTYEKAGDADLTRCYGGALVRYHADGRTVTVVGSADFMTNGGLLQEGNAALAMNLAGNRPRLIWYAPQQAEGDSVAGGTTLTDLMPDTVTWIVWQLCLVVLLLAVWRGRRLGPLVAEKLPVVVRASETVEGRARLYRSRRARGQAAEALRTATLQRLMPRLGLGPNASPTAVLDAVAAHYGADANTVHHLLFGPPPPTDSDLLHLAHALDDIERQVTKS is encoded by the coding sequence GTGAGCACCACCATCGGCCAGCGTTGGCAGACCGGACGCTGGATTGCCCTGGCGCTGATCGTGATAACGGCCGTCGCCGCCATCGGGGCCTACTTCACCACCGCACGCCCGGGTGGGCGGATGGATCCGGAGTCCACCAGTTCCGACGGCGCGCACGCACTGGTGACTCTGCTTCGGGACCGGGGCGTCGACGTCATCGTCGCGACCAATGTGGCCGACGTCGAGCGTGCGGCCCGACCGGACACGCTGCTTCTGGCGGCCGAAACCTACTACACGCGGGGTACGGATCTGCTGGGCCGACTGGCCGACGTTCCCGGCGACCGGCTGTTGCTCGAACCGACGTCGCGCGCCCGGCAGGCGTTGGCCCCCGACGTCCGGCTCGGCGGCGCCAGCATGCTGACCATGGAGCCCGATTGCGATCTGCCGGAGGCCAATCGGGCCGGGACGGTGGAACTGGGATCCACCGACACTTACGAGAAGGCCGGTGACGCCGACCTGACCCGGTGTTACGGCGGGGCGCTGGTGCGCTACCACGCCGACGGCCGCACGGTCACCGTCGTCGGCAGCGCGGACTTCATGACCAACGGCGGGTTACTCCAAGAGGGCAATGCCGCGCTGGCGATGAACCTCGCCGGCAACCGGCCGCGACTGATCTGGTACGCGCCGCAGCAGGCCGAAGGCGACAGCGTCGCGGGGGGCACGACGCTCACCGACCTGATGCCCGACACGGTGACCTGGATCGTCTGGCAGCTGTGCCTGGTCGTGCTGCTACTGGCCGTATGGCGGGGCCGCCGGTTGGGTCCGCTGGTCGCCGAGAAGCTGCCCGTGGTGGTGCGCGCCTCGGAGACCGTCGAGGGACGCGCCCGTCTCTACCGGTCCCGCCGGGCGCGCGGCCAAGCGGCCGAAGCGCTGCGCACCGCAACATTGCAGCGGCTCATGCCACGACTGGGGCTGGGCCCCAACGCTTCTCCCACCGCAGTGTTGGACGCGGTCGCTGCCCACTACGGCGCAGATGCCAACACCGTGCACCACCTATTATTCGGCCCGCCACCACCCACCGATTCCGACCTGCTCCACCTCGCCCACGCACTCGACGACATCGAAAGGCAGGTCACGAAGTCGTGA
- a CDS encoding DUF4129 domain-containing protein: MPTIDIDRETAHEAAQRELAKPIYPKSSLMDRLGDWIEELIYRLILKGSSIPGGWLTITVLAIVVLVAFIVAVRIARSTMRTNRGGDAGLFGVSELSAAEHRATAQACVAQGDWAAAIRHRLRAVGRQLEETGMLNPVPGRTANELARDAGELLPAFSGELRRAATVFNDVTYGERPGTEPNYRMVADLDEALRRHAAPSGADVTATAITDTWAPLR; this comes from the coding sequence ATGCCCACCATCGATATTGACCGCGAAACTGCCCACGAGGCGGCCCAACGTGAACTGGCCAAGCCGATCTACCCCAAGTCGTCGTTGATGGACCGGCTCGGCGATTGGATCGAGGAGCTCATCTACCGGCTGATCCTCAAAGGGTCGTCCATCCCCGGTGGCTGGCTGACCATCACGGTGCTGGCCATTGTGGTGCTGGTGGCCTTCATCGTGGCGGTGCGGATCGCCAGAAGCACGATGCGGACCAACCGGGGAGGCGACGCCGGTCTGTTCGGCGTGAGTGAACTCAGTGCGGCCGAGCATCGCGCGACAGCGCAAGCATGTGTGGCCCAGGGCGACTGGGCTGCCGCCATCCGGCACCGGCTTAGAGCGGTGGGCCGCCAGCTTGAGGAAACCGGGATGCTCAACCCGGTGCCGGGCCGCACCGCCAACGAGCTAGCCCGCGACGCCGGTGAGCTGCTGCCGGCATTCTCCGGCGAGCTGCGGCGCGCGGCAACGGTGTTCAACGACGTCACCTATGGCGAGCGCCCCGGCACCGAACCCAACTATCGCATGGTCGCCGACCTCGACGAGGCACTGCGCCGGCACGCCGCCCCGAGCGGGGCCGACGTGACCGCAACCGCTATCACCGACACCTGGGCTCCGCTGCGGTGA
- a CDS encoding GatB/YqeY domain-containing protein, with protein MAELKDRLRSDLTEAMKAQDKLRTATLRLLLAAVQTEEVSGKQARDLSDDEVLKVLARESKKRSESAEIYTQNGRGELAAEEHAEARIIDEYLPTPLTDAEVADVADTAIAQVAEEIGERPSTKQMGLVMKAAAEIAAGKADGSRLSAAVKARL; from the coding sequence ATGGCGGAGCTCAAGGATCGGCTGAGATCAGATCTCACCGAAGCGATGAAGGCCCAGGACAAGTTGCGGACCGCGACGCTGCGACTGCTGCTCGCGGCGGTCCAGACCGAGGAAGTCTCGGGCAAGCAGGCGCGTGATCTCTCTGACGACGAGGTACTCAAAGTGCTGGCCAGGGAGTCCAAGAAGCGCAGCGAGTCCGCCGAGATCTACACCCAGAACGGTCGCGGTGAGCTCGCCGCCGAGGAGCACGCCGAGGCCCGGATCATCGACGAGTACTTGCCGACCCCGTTGACCGACGCCGAGGTGGCCGACGTGGCCGACACTGCGATCGCCCAGGTGGCCGAGGAGATCGGCGAACGCCCGTCGACCAAGCAGATGGGCTTGGTGATGAAGGCGGCCGCCGAAATCGCCGCGGGCAAGGCCGACGGGTCGCGGCTGTCGGCGGCCGTCAAGGCACGCTTGTAG
- a CDS encoding LLM class F420-dependent oxidoreductase, producing the protein MTRFGYTLMTEQSGPKNLVRYAVSAERVGFDFEVCSDHFSPWLTTQGHAPNAWTLLGAVAQATERVALYTYVTCPTMRYHPAVVAQQAATLQILADGRFILGLGAGENLNEHVVGQGWPTIQRRHDMLSEAIVIIRQLLSGELVDHKGEYFQVDSARIWDVPDEPVTIGVAVSGERSLDAFATMGDHMIAVEPDTKLVDGWHAARQATGLPAGGRVIGQIPICWDPDRDAAVTRAHEQFRWFGGGWAVNADLPTPAGFAGATQFVSPDAVAENIPCGPDLAAIVEAVSPYWQTGFTDIALVQIGDEGQDEFLANAAGPLLDKLREAAN; encoded by the coding sequence ATGACACGCTTCGGATACACCCTGATGACCGAGCAGAGCGGTCCCAAAAACCTTGTGCGTTATGCCGTTTCGGCGGAGCGCGTCGGCTTTGACTTCGAAGTGTGCAGCGATCATTTCTCGCCCTGGCTGACAACCCAGGGGCATGCGCCCAACGCCTGGACGTTGCTCGGGGCAGTCGCCCAGGCCACCGAACGGGTCGCCTTGTACACCTACGTGACCTGCCCGACGATGCGATACCACCCTGCCGTCGTCGCGCAACAGGCCGCCACATTGCAGATCCTGGCAGACGGCCGATTCATCCTCGGGCTGGGCGCCGGCGAGAACCTCAACGAACACGTGGTCGGCCAGGGCTGGCCCACCATCCAGCGCCGCCACGACATGCTCAGCGAGGCGATCGTGATCATCCGGCAGCTGCTCAGTGGGGAGCTCGTCGACCACAAAGGCGAGTACTTCCAGGTTGACTCCGCCCGTATCTGGGATGTCCCCGACGAGCCGGTCACCATCGGTGTCGCCGTGTCCGGCGAGCGATCGCTGGATGCGTTCGCCACCATGGGTGACCACATGATCGCCGTCGAGCCGGACACCAAGCTCGTCGACGGCTGGCACGCTGCCCGTCAGGCCACCGGCCTGCCGGCGGGCGGCCGGGTGATCGGGCAGATCCCGATCTGCTGGGATCCCGACCGTGACGCCGCCGTCACGCGGGCTCATGAACAGTTCCGCTGGTTCGGGGGTGGCTGGGCCGTCAATGCTGACCTGCCTACACCCGCGGGCTTCGCCGGCGCCACCCAGTTTGTCAGCCCGGACGCGGTTGCCGAGAACATCCCCTGCGGGCCCGATCTGGCTGCCATCGTCGAAGCGGTGAGCCCCTATTGGCAGACCGGATTCACCGACATCGCCTTGGTGCAGATCGGCGACGAGGGACAGGACGAGTTTCTGGCGAACGCCGCCGGACCCCTGCTGGACAAACTCCGCGAAGCGGCGAACTGA
- a CDS encoding HemK2/MTQ2 family protein methyltransferase: protein MTILFPDVRDAVSVVSGVYAPQHDSQLLIEAMTRSGALAGRRVLDLCTGSGAVAIAAAQLGACSVTALDVSSRAVGCARNNAVEAGVHIDARVGTWVEALVAGPFDVVVSNPPYVPTSPDAHLEDISVDIGPATAWNAGADGRLVLNPLCDGAPELLTEGGSMLIVQSEFADTEQSLKRLRSGGLRAEVVLSQLIPFGPVLRARARWMESIGMLPVGRREEEIVVIRAEKR from the coding sequence TTGACCATTCTTTTTCCCGACGTCCGCGACGCAGTGAGTGTCGTATCGGGTGTCTATGCACCGCAACATGATTCACAGTTGTTGATCGAGGCGATGACACGTAGCGGTGCATTGGCGGGTCGTCGGGTGCTGGATCTGTGTACGGGAAGCGGCGCCGTGGCTATCGCGGCCGCGCAGTTGGGTGCCTGCAGTGTCACCGCCCTCGATGTCTCCTCGCGGGCCGTCGGTTGTGCCAGGAACAACGCCGTCGAAGCCGGCGTCCACATTGACGCGCGAGTGGGCACCTGGGTCGAGGCATTGGTGGCCGGGCCCTTTGACGTGGTGGTGTCGAATCCGCCCTACGTTCCTACGAGCCCGGATGCTCACCTGGAGGACATCTCCGTTGACATAGGACCCGCGACAGCGTGGAACGCCGGTGCCGACGGCCGTCTGGTGCTGAACCCGCTGTGCGACGGCGCGCCGGAATTGCTCACCGAGGGCGGCTCGATGCTGATCGTGCAGTCCGAGTTCGCCGACACCGAGCAGTCGCTGAAGCGCCTTCGTAGCGGCGGCCTGCGCGCCGAAGTTGTTCTCAGTCAACTCATTCCGTTTGGCCCGGTGCTGCGGGCGCGGGCGAGGTGGATGGAGAGCATCGGCATGCTTCCCGTCGGCCGGCGGGAAGAGGAAATCGTGGTTATCCGCGCGGAGAAACGATGA
- a CDS encoding CDGSH iron-sulfur domain-containing protein, translated as MSGDDPRHIRIVSGGPMMVQGPVRIEMPDGAVIESDRFMVAICMCRRSKTYPLCDTSHRRRERICDDPSVQRPA; from the coding sequence ATGAGCGGGGATGACCCCCGGCACATTCGGATCGTTTCCGGCGGGCCGATGATGGTTCAGGGTCCGGTGCGCATCGAAATGCCTGACGGAGCCGTCATCGAATCCGACCGATTCATGGTCGCCATCTGTATGTGCCGGCGCAGCAAGACTTATCCGCTGTGCGACACCAGCCATCGGCGTCGCGAGCGCATCTGCGACGACCCGTCAGTCCAGCGGCCTGCGTAG
- a CDS encoding iron-containing redox enzyme family protein: MTLAPIALEPRLPEARGPLSLAVLDLLTERAPRNYLHRVEAPVREADPFGIDLQLALYVCYELHYRGFDGVDPAWEWNPGLLYLRGQLEESFLSAVQRDVADISPEDSAASEMARLSVEPVDGTGPSYYLRSTGTWEQMQEYFVHRSMYHLKEGDPHAWAIPRLTGQAKAAFVAIEFDEFGGGRGDLVHQQLFADLMVAAGLDASYLGYIDAVPAVSLALVNLMSLFGLHRAHRGAAIGHFASTEITSSPGSRRLVDALDRLGAPEICTRFYREHVEADAVHEQVVRTDVVGDLVSREPALNDDIVFGIRAHELLEDRLADHLMRCWTSGRSSLRRPLD; the protein is encoded by the coding sequence GTGACACTGGCCCCTATTGCCCTCGAACCCCGCCTGCCGGAAGCTCGAGGGCCTCTCTCGCTGGCTGTCCTCGACCTCCTGACCGAGCGAGCGCCGCGAAATTATCTTCATCGCGTCGAAGCTCCGGTGCGCGAAGCCGACCCTTTCGGCATCGACCTGCAACTCGCTCTGTACGTCTGCTACGAGCTGCACTACCGCGGGTTTGACGGCGTCGATCCCGCGTGGGAGTGGAACCCCGGGTTGTTATATCTGCGGGGTCAGCTCGAGGAATCGTTCCTGTCCGCCGTGCAACGCGACGTCGCCGATATCAGCCCCGAGGACTCCGCGGCGTCCGAGATGGCGCGGCTGTCGGTCGAACCCGTTGACGGCACCGGCCCGTCGTACTACTTGCGCAGCACCGGAACGTGGGAGCAGATGCAGGAGTACTTCGTACACCGCTCGATGTATCACCTCAAGGAGGGCGACCCGCACGCATGGGCCATCCCCCGGCTGACCGGCCAGGCCAAGGCCGCGTTCGTGGCCATCGAGTTCGACGAATTCGGCGGCGGTCGAGGAGATCTCGTGCACCAGCAACTGTTCGCCGATCTGATGGTCGCGGCGGGCCTGGACGCCTCGTATCTGGGTTACATCGACGCCGTGCCCGCTGTGTCGCTGGCTTTGGTCAACTTGATGTCTCTGTTCGGCCTGCATCGCGCGCATCGCGGTGCTGCGATCGGGCATTTCGCCTCCACCGAGATCACCTCGTCGCCGGGATCGCGCCGCCTCGTCGACGCGCTGGATCGCCTGGGCGCACCGGAGATCTGCACGCGGTTCTATCGCGAACATGTCGAGGCTGACGCCGTACACGAGCAGGTGGTCCGCACTGATGTCGTCGGCGACCTGGTGAGCCGGGAACCGGCCTTGAACGACGATATCGTCTTCGGCATCCGGGCACATGAGCTGTTGGAGGATCGACTTGCCGATCACCTGATGCGGTGCTGGACCAGCGGGCGTAGCTCGCTACGCAGGCCGCTGGACTGA
- a CDS encoding FAD-binding dehydrogenase, producing MDADVIVVGAGLAGLVATHELTSRGKKVVLIDQENEANLGGQAFWSFGGLFLVDSPEQRRLGVKDSFELAWNDWSGSAQFDRIDDEDSWAVRWARAYVEFAAGEKRSWLLGHGITFLPTVGWAERGDLRADGHGNSVPRFHVAWGTGTGVVEPFVKSALAAADRGLVTFRHRHRVDEVVIADGAVTGVRGTVLAPDDAPRGAPSNREAVGEFEFSSQTVILTTGGIGGNHDVVRRYWPQRMGSAPREMITGVPAYVDGRMLDIAADSGVRTVNRDRMWHYTEGVRNWDPIWPAHAIRILPGPSSMWFDALGRRLPAPYLPGYDTLGTLRYLRTTPEIAGYDHSWFILTQKIIEREFALSGSEQNPDITNKDRAGFLKERLLTKGAPAPVEAFKRHGADFVVADGLDELVAKMNALTDEPLLDPGRIRAQIEARDLQIANPYAKDAQVQGIRNSRRYIGDRIGRTAAPHRILDPAAGPLIGVKLHILTRKTLGGIQTDLSSRAIGLDGNPIDGLYAAGEVAGFGGGGVHGYNALEGTFLGGCLFSGRAAGRAAATAL from the coding sequence ATGGACGCAGATGTCATCGTGGTCGGGGCCGGCCTGGCCGGTCTCGTCGCCACCCACGAACTGACCAGCCGCGGCAAGAAGGTCGTGCTGATCGACCAGGAGAACGAGGCGAACCTCGGCGGGCAGGCGTTCTGGTCGTTCGGTGGGCTGTTCCTGGTGGACAGCCCCGAACAGCGGCGCCTGGGTGTCAAGGACAGCTTCGAACTGGCGTGGAACGACTGGTCAGGCAGTGCCCAGTTCGACCGGATCGACGACGAGGACAGCTGGGCGGTGCGCTGGGCCCGCGCCTACGTCGAGTTCGCCGCGGGGGAGAAGCGCTCCTGGCTGCTCGGACACGGCATCACGTTTCTGCCCACCGTCGGCTGGGCCGAACGCGGCGACCTGCGCGCCGACGGACACGGCAATTCAGTGCCGCGCTTCCACGTCGCCTGGGGTACCGGGACCGGGGTGGTGGAGCCGTTCGTCAAGTCTGCATTGGCCGCCGCAGACCGCGGGCTGGTGACATTTCGGCACCGGCACCGGGTCGACGAAGTGGTGATCGCCGACGGCGCCGTCACCGGTGTCCGGGGTACGGTGCTGGCTCCCGACGACGCCCCCCGTGGCGCTCCGTCCAACCGCGAGGCTGTTGGAGAGTTCGAATTCTCCTCTCAGACCGTCATTCTCACCACCGGGGGCATCGGCGGAAACCACGACGTCGTGCGACGGTACTGGCCGCAGCGGATGGGCAGCGCGCCACGGGAGATGATCACCGGCGTGCCCGCCTACGTCGACGGCAGGATGCTCGACATCGCCGCCGACTCCGGGGTGCGCACCGTCAACCGGGACCGAATGTGGCACTACACCGAGGGCGTGCGGAATTGGGATCCGATCTGGCCGGCTCACGCCATCCGGATCCTGCCGGGGCCGTCGTCGATGTGGTTCGACGCGTTGGGCCGACGGTTACCTGCGCCGTACCTGCCCGGCTACGACACCCTGGGAACGCTGCGTTACCTGCGCACCACCCCGGAGATTGCCGGCTACGACCACAGCTGGTTCATCCTCACCCAGAAGATCATCGAGCGGGAGTTCGCCCTGTCGGGTTCCGAACAGAATCCGGACATCACCAACAAGGATCGCGCCGGGTTCCTCAAAGAGCGGTTGCTGACCAAGGGCGCGCCCGCGCCGGTGGAGGCCTTCAAGCGGCACGGTGCGGATTTCGTGGTCGCCGACGGGCTCGACGAACTGGTGGCGAAGATGAATGCGCTTACCGACGAACCGCTGCTCGATCCCGGGCGCATCCGGGCGCAGATCGAAGCCCGCGATCTGCAGATAGCCAACCCCTACGCCAAAGATGCTCAGGTACAGGGGATCCGCAACTCACGGCGGTACATCGGCGACCGGATCGGCCGCACCGCCGCCCCGCACCGCATTCTTGACCCGGCGGCCGGGCCGCTGATCGGGGTGAAGCTGCACATCTTGACCCGAAAGACCCTTGGCGGTATCCAGACCGATCTGTCGTCGCGGGCGATCGGTCTTGACGGCAATCCGATCGACGGCCTGTACGCGGCGGGCGAGGTGGCCGGATTCGGCGGCGGCGGCGTGCATGGTTACAACGCGCTGGAGGGAACGTTCCTCGGTGGCTGCCTGTTCTCGGGTCGCGCCGCGGGTAGGGCAGCAGCGACGGCATTGTGA
- a CDS encoding three-helix bundle dimerization domain-containing protein, with the protein MTRALDETTQLGEVVERLALSYPRLSSSTIAEVVDELRARFNGARIREYVPLLVERRAHTALTELNVSYE; encoded by the coding sequence ATGACTAGGGCGTTGGACGAAACGACGCAACTCGGGGAAGTCGTTGAACGGCTCGCACTGAGTTACCCGAGGCTGTCGTCATCGACCATCGCGGAGGTGGTCGATGAATTGCGCGCCCGTTTCAACGGCGCGCGAATCCGTGAGTACGTTCCGCTCTTGGTCGAGCGGCGAGCGCATACGGCGCTGACCGAACTCAACGTGTCCTACGAATAG
- a CDS encoding alpha/beta hydrolase: MSISKPATANQLPKAPNDVVTALTVLGVTRRDDEAGVSSATSVAKPSDTTFLVNRATSARVTAKPVAVVAADTPPIDESLYTGPPPTLVQRAVVAGLRLINFVTKTLNLPFSLSGTSAQIPFFTDGVPDFFLLSGIKAQKTEYEGMAVWTLTPRDPSGQYVVAIHGGSFIGQISIFHWWTYTDMARGTGATVVVPLYTLAPLGNAATDIPVMADFISAQVAAHGSDNVSVVGDSAGGTIALAAAQEIVKRRGIQPHRLLLLAPALDLADTFDNPVDDPLLGNPADSHGNNVLSWAGDLDPSDPLVSPIYGSLAGLPPTTVYTSSRDLLTQQALRLRDKAIASSADFTFVLREGQFHDWTIFAPLPDAYRERSGIYQALGL, translated from the coding sequence ATGTCGATTTCGAAACCCGCGACCGCGAACCAGCTCCCCAAGGCGCCGAATGACGTCGTGACGGCACTTACGGTGCTGGGCGTCACCCGTCGCGACGATGAGGCGGGCGTTTCTTCTGCAACTTCAGTTGCAAAACCCTCTGACACAACGTTTTTGGTCAATCGTGCGACGTCGGCCCGAGTGACTGCGAAGCCGGTAGCGGTGGTCGCGGCCGACACGCCGCCCATCGACGAAAGCCTGTACACCGGCCCGCCGCCGACGCTGGTGCAACGTGCGGTGGTGGCCGGGTTGCGTCTCATCAATTTCGTGACAAAGACCTTGAATCTGCCGTTCAGTCTCAGTGGTACCAGCGCGCAAATCCCGTTCTTCACCGACGGTGTGCCTGACTTCTTCCTGCTGTCCGGAATCAAGGCACAGAAGACCGAATACGAGGGCATGGCCGTGTGGACGCTGACGCCGCGCGATCCGAGCGGTCAATACGTTGTGGCCATTCACGGCGGCTCGTTCATCGGGCAGATCAGCATCTTCCACTGGTGGACCTACACCGACATGGCCCGTGGCACGGGCGCGACCGTCGTTGTCCCGCTCTATACCCTTGCACCGCTGGGGAATGCGGCAACCGACATTCCCGTCATGGCCGATTTCATCAGCGCGCAAGTCGCCGCGCACGGCTCGGACAACGTGAGCGTGGTCGGCGACTCGGCCGGCGGCACCATTGCGCTGGCCGCCGCCCAGGAGATCGTCAAGCGCCGCGGCATCCAGCCTCATCGTCTACTCCTGCTGGCGCCGGCCCTCGACTTGGCGGACACGTTCGACAACCCGGTGGATGACCCGCTGCTTGGCAATCCCGCCGATTCGCACGGCAACAACGTGCTGAGCTGGGCGGGCGACCTCGATCCGAGCGATCCCCTCGTCAGCCCGATTTACGGCTCGCTGGCGGGTCTGCCGCCGACCACCGTGTACACGAGTTCGAGGGATTTGCTGACCCAGCAGGCGCTGCGCCTGCGTGACAAGGCCATCGCGTCGAGTGCTGACTTCACGTTCGTGCTCCGGGAAGGTCAGTTCCACGACTGGACGATCTTTGCGCCGCTGCCCGACGCCTACCGGGAGCGGTCCGGCATTTATCAAGCCCTCGGACTGTGA
- the cds1 gene encoding L-cysteine desulfhydrase Cds1: MMTVAAHTRPRDWVDNAIRLIEADSRRSADTHLLRYPLPMSWCAGADIALYLKDESTHITGSLKHRLARSLFLYGLCNGWIGEHTTVVEASSGSTAVSEAYFAALLGLPFVAVMTASTSASKVKLIEAQGGRCHFVERPGDVYTEAQRIADETGGHYLDQFTNAERATDWRGNNNIAESIYQQMGNERHPVPTWIVVGAGTGGTSATIGRYIRYRRHDTKLCVVDPENSAFFPSYAQGRPDIVTARPSRIEGIGRPRVEPSFLPDIVDRMVSVPDAASVAAAHHVSRVLGRRVGPSTGTNVWGAFGLLTEMVAAGVGGSVVTLIADSGDRYADTYYDADWLAAHDLDPSVYAGALAEFERSCGWVWSGSSTAS, from the coding sequence ATGATGACCGTCGCCGCTCATACCCGTCCCCGCGACTGGGTGGACAACGCCATTCGGCTGATCGAGGCCGACTCCCGGCGCAGTGCCGACACTCACCTACTGCGCTACCCGTTGCCGATGTCGTGGTGCGCCGGCGCCGATATCGCGCTGTACCTGAAAGACGAATCGACGCACATCACCGGCAGCCTCAAGCACCGGCTGGCACGCTCACTGTTTCTGTACGGGCTGTGCAACGGCTGGATCGGCGAACACACCACCGTCGTCGAAGCCTCCTCCGGGTCGACGGCGGTATCGGAGGCGTATTTCGCCGCCCTACTGGGCCTGCCGTTCGTCGCGGTGATGACGGCATCGACCAGCGCCTCGAAGGTCAAGTTGATCGAAGCGCAGGGTGGGCGGTGCCACTTCGTTGAGCGGCCCGGTGACGTCTACACCGAGGCGCAGCGGATCGCCGACGAGACCGGCGGGCATTACCTGGATCAGTTCACGAATGCCGAGCGAGCGACCGACTGGCGCGGCAACAACAACATCGCCGAATCGATCTACCAGCAGATGGGCAATGAACGTCATCCGGTGCCCACCTGGATCGTTGTGGGCGCGGGCACCGGCGGCACCAGCGCCACCATCGGGCGCTACATCCGGTATCGGCGCCACGACACCAAGCTGTGTGTGGTCGACCCGGAGAACTCCGCGTTCTTTCCGTCCTACGCGCAGGGCCGGCCCGACATCGTCACCGCGAGGCCGTCGCGGATCGAGGGGATCGGTCGACCGCGAGTAGAGCCGTCATTTCTGCCTGACATCGTCGACCGAATGGTCAGCGTTCCCGATGCCGCGTCGGTCGCGGCGGCCCATCATGTATCGCGGGTATTGGGACGCCGGGTAGGCCCATCGACGGGGACCAATGTGTGGGGTGCGTTCGGCTTGCTGACCGAAATGGTTGCTGCCGGGGTGGGCGGCTCGGTGGTCACGTTGATCGCCGATAGCGGCGACCGATACGCCGACACCTACTACGACGCCGACTGGCTAGCGGCTCACGACCTCGACCCGAGCGTGTATGCCGGCGCGCTGGCCGAATTCGAACGCTCCTGCGGGTGGGTCTGGTCCGGCTCGTCGACAGCGTCGTAA
- a CDS encoding metallophosphoesterase, protein MAVPSAVKSSALAAAGSAVLALGYSTVIERNAFVVREVTMPVLSPGSTPLRVLHLSDIHMRPTQRHKQAWLRELARWEPDLVVNTGDNLSHPKAVPAVVQAVGDLLSVPGVFVFGSNDYFAPKLKNPAKYLYDGDSRIHGKPLPWQDLRAAFTERGWLDLTHNRRDFEVAGLTIAAAGVDDPHLGRDRYDTIAGPPNPTANLSLGVAHAPYTRVLDRFAADGYQLIMAGHTHGGQLCLPFYGAIVTNCDLDRSRAKGASRWGANTGLHVSAGIGTSPFAPFRFCCRPEATLLTLVGAPTGGHDQTRNVVRSSPTASVR, encoded by the coding sequence ATGGCTGTGCCGTCCGCAGTGAAGTCGTCCGCTCTCGCCGCCGCCGGCTCCGCCGTGCTCGCGCTCGGTTACTCCACCGTGATCGAGCGCAACGCGTTCGTGGTCCGTGAAGTGACCATGCCGGTGCTCTCCCCGGGTTCCACTCCCCTGCGAGTGCTGCACCTCAGCGATATCCACATGCGCCCGACCCAGCGGCACAAGCAGGCCTGGCTGCGCGAGTTGGCCCGCTGGGAACCCGACCTGGTGGTCAATACCGGCGACAACCTGTCCCACCCCAAGGCCGTGCCTGCGGTGGTGCAGGCGGTCGGTGATCTGTTGTCGGTGCCCGGCGTCTTCGTGTTCGGCAGCAACGACTACTTCGCCCCGAAGCTGAAGAACCCCGCCAAGTACCTGTACGACGGCGACAGCCGCATCCACGGCAAGCCGCTGCCATGGCAGGACCTACGGGCGGCCTTCACCGAACGCGGCTGGCTGGACCTGACCCACAATCGGCGCGACTTCGAGGTCGCGGGGCTGACGATCGCGGCCGCGGGCGTCGACGACCCTCATCTGGGTCGGGACCGCTACGACACCATCGCCGGTCCGCCCAACCCGACGGCCAACCTGTCCCTGGGCGTCGCGCATGCGCCCTACACCCGGGTACTGGACCGCTTCGCCGCCGACGGCTATCAATTGATCATGGCGGGTCACACCCACGGTGGACAGCTGTGCCTGCCGTTCTACGGCGCCATCGTCACGAACTGCGACCTGGACCGCTCCCGCGCCAAGGGGGCGTCGCGCTGGGGCGCGAACACCGGGCTGCATGTGTCGGCGGGCATCGGCACGTCTCCGTTCGCGCCGTTCCGGTTCTGCTGCCGCCCAGAGGCAACCCTGCTGACGCTGGTGGGTGCGCCGACTGGCGGGCACGATCAGACGCGAAATGTGGTGCGCTCCAGCCCAACCGCCTCGGTTCGGTGA